One window of the Salvia splendens isolate huo1 chromosome 1, SspV2, whole genome shotgun sequence genome contains the following:
- the LOC121749097 gene encoding uncharacterized protein LOC121749097 produces MGSRQNTQGPRQQPRALQMESRGNRDQPPQQQQPYRPRLLPKVRAYALSQKQPKTEQGSNQNGYLAGMGKILDTHVVVLFNTGVSHSFISDLCVDTLNLPVNESEHKMVVSSPVGGTIEISRTSPNVEIFMGDLKLVAHDLQVMTIGDINVVLGIDWLTVNFATIHCKERQISLQTPGKKPIIYYGISMNRRTSIISTLQATTMLRKGRLAYLVYLQGDEKEEREVEDVAVVREYPDVFPEALLGPPPDRQLKFTIDLALRSVPVPKAQCRMAPKELVELRIQLQELIDLGFIRPCVSSWGATVHRKSAGSRKQVQIDRADAIKGNSK; encoded by the exons ATGGGGTCGAGGCAGAACACTCAAGGACCCCGCCAGCAGCCAAGGGCACTGCAAATGGAATCAAGGGGAAATCGCGATCAACCTCCGCAACAACAACAACCTTACCGCCCAAGACTTCTTCCCAAGGTTAGAGCATATGCATTGAGTCAGAAACAACCTAAGACTGAACAAGGGAGTAACCAAAACGGAtacctggcaggtatgggcaaaatTCTCGACACTCATGTCGTTGTGTTGTTTAATACGGGCGTATCgcattcattcatatctgatttatgtgtggatactttgaacTTGCCTGTTAAcgaatctgaacataagatggtagTGTCTTCACCAGTAGGTGGGACAATAGAAATTTCTCGAACTTCCCCGAACGTAGAAATTTTTATGGGAGACCTTAAGCTAGTCGCTCACGATTTGCAAGTTATGACGATAGGAGATATCAACGTAGTTTTAGGAATAGATTGGTTGACCGTGAATTTTGCGACGATTCattgtaaggagagacaaatatctctACAGACTCCGGGAAAGAAACCCATCATATACTAcggaatctcgatgaaccgaCGAACGTCTATCATCTCTACACTCCAAGCCACTACGATGTTGAGAAAAGGGCGTCTTGCCTAtctggtctatctacaaggagatgagaaggaagaAAGGGAGGTGGAGGATGTCGCTGTGGTACGAGAATATCCCGACGTCTTCCCTGAAGCTTTGCttggaccaccgccagatcgacaattgaagttcacaatcgacctagcgCTAAGGTCGGTGCCTGTGCCCAAGGCACAATGCCGAATGGCACCTAAGGAGTTAGTGGAACTCAGgatacaacttcaagaacttatagacctgggtttcattagaccctgTGTCTCATCGTGGGGCGCTACT GTGCATAGAAAATCTGCCGGATCTAGGAAACAGGTGCAAATCGACCGGGCAGATGCAATCAAAGGAAATTCGAAGTGA